The following are encoded together in the Nocardioides thalensis genome:
- a CDS encoding DUF2510 domain-containing protein → MSNIPAGWYDDGQGGQRWWDGTQWTEHTQPGPAAPAAPESPARPTAPQSPAADMPTQIAPNRAADLGGGSPQQSPYGGTPSQPAYGGGAAPAQPAQLAQSPYGAPAQQPPAQQPYGAPAGGYGPPAGGGYGAPQYGAPPSSGGGNKKLLLLIGGGLAAVVLVVIFIAVLLAVLGGGGPKGVAEDYLEASADGDIQKVCELSSASSQKAIFDESGVDSCGDVEDAFNEQAAEGQSIDEFYEDIEVDYEVGEAKEDGDKATVDYTFSMEYTGDEEGAAEFINQDDAKGELTLVKEDGDWKVDEDTGGMIN, encoded by the coding sequence ATGAGCAACATCCCCGCCGGTTGGTACGACGACGGCCAGGGCGGCCAGCGCTGGTGGGACGGCACCCAGTGGACCGAGCACACCCAGCCCGGCCCGGCGGCGCCCGCCGCGCCCGAGTCGCCGGCTCGGCCGACGGCGCCGCAGTCGCCGGCCGCTGACATGCCGACGCAGATCGCGCCCAACCGCGCCGCCGACCTCGGCGGCGGATCGCCGCAGCAGTCGCCCTACGGCGGGACGCCGTCGCAGCCGGCGTACGGCGGAGGCGCGGCGCCCGCCCAGCCGGCACAGCTGGCGCAGTCGCCGTACGGCGCACCTGCGCAGCAGCCCCCGGCCCAGCAGCCCTACGGCGCCCCGGCAGGTGGCTACGGGCCTCCGGCCGGCGGCGGCTACGGCGCCCCGCAGTACGGCGCCCCGCCGTCCTCCGGCGGCGGCAACAAGAAGCTGCTGCTGCTGATCGGCGGCGGCCTCGCTGCGGTGGTGCTCGTCGTCATCTTCATCGCCGTGCTCCTCGCCGTCCTCGGCGGCGGCGGCCCGAAGGGTGTCGCGGAGGACTATCTCGAGGCCTCGGCCGACGGCGACATCCAGAAGGTCTGCGAGCTCTCGTCGGCGAGCAGCCAGAAGGCGATCTTCGACGAGAGCGGTGTCGACAGCTGCGGCGACGTCGAGGACGCCTTCAACGAGCAGGCCGCGGAGGGCCAGTCCATCGACGAGTTCTACGAGGACATCGAGGTGGACTACGAGGTGGGAGAGGCGAAGGAGGACGGCGACAAGGCGACCGTCGACTACACCTTCTCCATGGAGTACACCGGAGACGAGGAAGGCGCCGCCGAGTTCATCAACCAGGACGACGCCAAGGGCGAGCTGACCCTCGTCAAGGAGGACGGCGACTGGAAGGTCGACGAGGA
- a CDS encoding histidinol-phosphate transaminase has translation MGPQPLPQVAALPPYVPGKPPTPRPGLRTYKISSNENPYPPLPGVLETAQAAAAEMNRYPDMGCSELYGELSSRLGVAEDELAAGAGSVALIFHLLAAFSGPGDEVVHAWRSFEAYPIAVAAAGATGIEVPLAPGARHDLEAMAAAITERTKVVLLCTPNNPTGAALSHAEVAAFVERVPSDVLLVVDEAYREFVRMDDPVDGLALRRAHDNVVLLRTFSKAYGLAGLRVGYAVAHPVVAAAVRAIAIPFGVSTIAQAAAIASLQAEDMLLERVEGIVAERERLVQGAAAAGWTIPDPQGNFVWLEPADLPGFLAAGEEEGLSLRPFADEGIRVTVAESEATNRLLALLERIPPPA, from the coding sequence ATGGGTCCCCAGCCGTTGCCGCAGGTCGCGGCGCTGCCGCCGTACGTCCCCGGCAAGCCGCCGACGCCCCGACCGGGCCTGCGGACCTACAAGATCAGCTCCAACGAGAACCCCTACCCGCCGCTGCCCGGGGTGCTCGAGACCGCGCAGGCCGCGGCCGCGGAGATGAACCGCTACCCCGACATGGGGTGCTCGGAGCTGTACGGCGAGCTGTCGTCGCGACTCGGCGTCGCCGAGGACGAGCTCGCCGCGGGCGCCGGCTCGGTCGCGCTGATCTTCCACTTGCTGGCCGCATTCAGTGGCCCGGGCGACGAGGTCGTCCACGCCTGGCGGTCGTTCGAGGCCTACCCGATCGCCGTCGCGGCGGCCGGGGCGACCGGCATCGAGGTGCCGCTCGCGCCGGGCGCCCGGCACGACCTCGAGGCGATGGCGGCCGCGATTACCGAGCGCACCAAGGTCGTGCTGCTGTGCACGCCCAACAACCCCACCGGTGCGGCGCTCAGCCACGCCGAGGTCGCGGCGTTCGTCGAGCGGGTGCCCTCCGACGTGCTTCTCGTCGTCGACGAGGCCTACCGCGAGTTCGTGCGGATGGACGACCCCGTCGACGGCCTCGCCCTCCGCCGGGCGCACGACAACGTGGTGCTGCTGCGCACCTTCTCCAAGGCCTACGGCCTGGCCGGCCTCCGCGTCGGGTACGCCGTCGCCCACCCCGTCGTCGCGGCAGCGGTGCGCGCGATCGCGATCCCGTTCGGGGTCTCGACGATCGCCCAGGCCGCGGCCATCGCGTCGCTCCAGGCCGAGGACATGCTGCTGGAGCGGGTCGAGGGGATCGTCGCCGAGCGGGAGCGGCTGGTGCAAGGGGCCGCTGCCGCCGGCTGGACCATCCCCGACCCGCAGGGCAACTTCGTGTGGCTCGAGCCCGCCGACCTGCCGGGCTTCCTGGCCGCCGGCGAGGAGGAGGGCCTCTCGCTGCGCCCCTTCGCCGACGAGGGCATCCGGGTGACCGTCGCCGAGTCGGAGGCCACCAACCGGCTGCTCGCCCTGCTCGAGCGGATCCCGCCGCCCGCCTGA
- a CDS encoding dimethylarginine dimethylaminohydrolase family protein: protein MDARTLEWGRHYAMVEPSQFRIDYAINPFMDTAVQPDPARAAAQWEELVATLRGLGADVDVIPARPDSPDMVYAMNLGFAVRRPEWSVDRTVVLSHMRYPQRRHETLSALQWFESHGHGASYIGRDGVGAHFEAGDAFPWRGELVVGYGPRTEELALKHLATDLGVVVRGLRITHPGMYHLDLAFCPLDETRALVCPAALDPASAEELLALVPEPIVITEEEALSTFCANSVVVGRTIVMPACPDRVRGLLEAAGFTVVLVDVSEFHLGGGSVRCLTNPLDITLGRDLEQVPGGRVVLPPVEDPAPAA from the coding sequence ATGGACGCGCGCACGCTCGAGTGGGGCCGGCACTACGCGATGGTCGAGCCCTCGCAATTCCGGATCGACTATGCGATCAACCCGTTCATGGACACCGCCGTGCAGCCCGACCCCGCCCGCGCCGCCGCGCAGTGGGAGGAGCTGGTCGCGACCCTGCGCGGGCTCGGCGCCGACGTCGACGTGATCCCGGCCCGGCCGGACTCGCCCGACATGGTCTACGCGATGAACCTCGGCTTCGCCGTGCGCCGCCCGGAGTGGTCGGTCGACCGCACCGTCGTGCTCTCGCACATGCGCTACCCGCAGCGCCGCCACGAGACGCTGTCCGCGCTCCAGTGGTTCGAGTCGCACGGGCACGGCGCGTCGTACATCGGGCGCGACGGCGTCGGGGCCCACTTCGAGGCGGGTGACGCGTTCCCGTGGCGCGGCGAGCTCGTCGTCGGCTACGGGCCGCGCACCGAGGAGCTCGCGCTCAAGCATCTCGCGACCGACCTCGGCGTCGTGGTGCGCGGGCTGCGGATCACCCACCCCGGGATGTATCACCTCGACCTGGCGTTCTGCCCGCTCGACGAGACCCGCGCCCTCGTGTGCCCGGCCGCCCTCGACCCGGCCTCGGCCGAGGAGCTGCTCGCGCTCGTGCCCGAGCCGATCGTCATCACCGAGGAGGAGGCGCTGTCGACGTTCTGCGCCAACTCCGTCGTCGTCGGCCGCACGATCGTGATGCCGGCGTGCCCCGACCGGGTGCGCGGCCTCCTGGAGGCCGCCGGCTTCACCGTCGTGCTGGTCGACGTCTCCGAGTTCCACCTCGGCGGCGGCTCCGTGCGCTGCCTGACCAACCCGCTCGACATCACGCTCGGCCGCGACCTCGAGCAGGTCCCCGGCGGTCGCGTCGTCCTCCCGCCCGTGGAGGACCCGGCGCCGGCTGCATAG
- a CDS encoding GntR family transcriptional regulator, which translates to MTPTTTPDFTGLSVEHASTVERVAAELRRAVFEGELESGTPLREIALAESLGVSRPTVREALTVLVAEGLATREPHRGVSVATPQADSVRDVCRARWVLEGAGVRAWGDADDVRRDRVRATLVDYTSAVREGGSYEELNDKHLAFHVSLVELTGSPRLVQMAETLMDELRLALAQVDRIRRNAHDQADSHEGLVRLLEAGRIDGDDGAYEFLRRHIDDAEDEIIEALELT; encoded by the coding sequence ATGACCCCCACGACGACGCCCGACTTCACCGGGCTCAGCGTCGAGCACGCCTCGACCGTCGAGCGGGTGGCGGCCGAGCTGCGGCGGGCGGTCTTCGAGGGCGAGCTCGAGAGCGGGACGCCGCTGCGCGAGATCGCGCTGGCCGAGTCGCTCGGCGTCTCGCGGCCGACGGTCCGCGAGGCGCTGACCGTGCTCGTCGCCGAGGGCCTGGCGACCCGCGAGCCGCACCGGGGGGTCAGCGTGGCCACACCCCAGGCCGACTCGGTGCGCGACGTGTGCCGCGCACGCTGGGTGCTCGAGGGCGCCGGCGTGCGCGCGTGGGGGGACGCGGACGACGTACGACGTGACCGCGTGCGGGCGACGCTGGTCGACTACACCTCCGCGGTGCGTGAGGGCGGGTCCTACGAGGAGCTCAACGACAAGCACCTGGCGTTTCACGTCTCGCTCGTCGAGCTCACCGGCAGCCCGCGGCTGGTGCAGATGGCCGAGACGCTGATGGACGAGCTGCGGCTCGCGCTCGCGCAGGTCGACCGGATCCGCCGCAACGCCCACGACCAGGCCGACTCCCACGAGGGCCTGGTCCGGCTGCTCGAGGCCGGCCGCATCGACGGCGACGACGGCGCCTACGAGTTCCTCCGCCGTCACATCGACGACGCCGAGGACGAGATCATCGAAGCGCTCGAGCTGACCTAG
- a CDS encoding phage holin family protein has protein sequence MARLFITAAAVALAAQIFDGIWFDGPDSGQRELEEKILPLLVVALISWAVTAWVKPVLTVLSIPFILVTLGFFLLVLNALLLFFTEWVADLFDLGFHVEGFWTAVGGALVISITTWILDALVGVGDDE, from the coding sequence ATCGCCCGCCTGTTCATCACCGCCGCGGCCGTCGCGCTCGCCGCCCAGATCTTCGACGGCATCTGGTTCGACGGGCCCGACAGCGGCCAGCGCGAGCTCGAGGAGAAGATCCTCCCGCTGTTGGTGGTCGCGCTGATCTCGTGGGCCGTCACCGCCTGGGTCAAGCCGGTGCTCACCGTCTTGTCGATCCCGTTCATCCTGGTGACGCTGGGGTTCTTCCTGCTGGTGCTCAACGCGCTGCTGCTCTTCTTCACCGAGTGGGTGGCCGACCTGTTCGACCTCGGCTTCCACGTCGAGGGCTTCTGGACGGCGGTCGGCGGCGCGCTGGTCATCAGCATCACGACCTGGATCCTCGACGCGCTCGTGGGCGTGGGAGACGACGAGTGA
- a CDS encoding low molecular weight protein-tyrosine-phosphatase, producing the protein MSASERASREAAARNELEALAASEGAGREAATAGTPQLPPPREPGSYKIALVCLGNICRSPMAHVVLADRVAAAGLDDRVEVVSSGTGDWHVGGPMDRRAAATLHAAGYDGSAHRAQQVVASWLDDCDVLLAMDGQNLSDLRALAPGGADSERVRLYGEFDPATPGAEVPDPYYGGDEGFAEVLAMVERTADVLVDRLAEAVSR; encoded by the coding sequence TTGAGCGCGAGCGAGAGAGCAAGCCGCGAAGCGGCAGCGAGGAACGAGCTCGAAGCGCTGGCCGCGAGTGAGGGAGCAGGCCGCGAAGCGGCCACCGCTGGCACGCCGCAGCTGCCGCCCCCGCGGGAGCCCGGCTCCTACAAGATCGCGCTCGTCTGCCTGGGCAACATCTGCCGATCGCCGATGGCCCACGTGGTGCTCGCCGACCGGGTCGCCGCCGCCGGCCTCGACGACCGGGTCGAGGTGGTCAGCTCCGGCACCGGCGACTGGCACGTCGGCGGACCGATGGACCGGCGCGCGGCCGCCACGCTGCACGCGGCGGGCTACGACGGCAGCGCCCACCGCGCGCAACAGGTCGTCGCCTCCTGGCTCGACGACTGCGACGTGCTGCTGGCGATGGACGGGCAGAACCTCAGCGACCTGCGGGCGCTCGCCCCGGGGGGCGCTGATTCCGAGCGGGTGCGGCTGTACGGCGAGTTCGACCCCGCGACCCCGGGAGCCGAGGTGCCCGATCCCTACTACGGCGGCGACGAGGGCTTCGCGGAGGTGCTGGCGATGGTGGAGCGCACCGCCGACGTACTGGTGGACCGGCTGGCCGAGGCCGTCAGTCGGTGA
- a CDS encoding MarR family winged helix-turn-helix transcriptional regulator produces MTSSAPLPFDPIDRAGELWAERIGDDSAMRLATSIMRVQQLLLADFDRVLKPFGITFARYEVLVLLSFSSTGQLALSKIGERLMVHPTSVTNAIDRLVDAGLVQRTVDVADRRRVLASLTDEGERVLKEATAALNGIDFGLGALDEAEREQAYAILRTVRARDFTD; encoded by the coding sequence ATGACGAGCAGTGCTCCCTTGCCGTTCGACCCCATCGACAGGGCGGGCGAGCTGTGGGCCGAGCGCATCGGCGACGACTCCGCGATGCGCCTGGCCACCTCGATCATGCGCGTGCAGCAGCTGTTGCTCGCCGACTTCGACCGGGTGCTCAAGCCGTTCGGCATCACCTTCGCTCGGTACGAGGTGCTCGTGCTGCTGTCGTTCAGCAGCACCGGACAGCTGGCCCTGAGCAAGATCGGCGAGCGGCTGATGGTCCACCCGACCTCGGTGACCAACGCGATCGACCGGCTCGTCGACGCCGGGCTCGTGCAGCGCACGGTCGACGTGGCGGACCGCCGCCGGGTGCTCGCGTCGCTGACCGACGAGGGGGAGCGGGTGCTCAAGGAGGCCACCGCGGCGCTCAACGGCATCGACTTCGGCCTCGGCGCGCTCGACGAGGCCGAGCGCGAGCAGGCCTACGCGATCCTGCGGACGGTGCGCGCCCGCGACTTCACCGACTGA
- the icmF gene encoding fused isobutyryl-CoA mutase/GTPase IcmF — protein MTALHRPEHPVRIVTASSLFDGHDAAINIMRRIFQSQGCEVVHLGHNRSVAEIVEAAIEEDVQGVAVSSYQGGHVEYFEYLVERLRERGAGHVKVVGGGGGVIVHDEIDRLARSGVKIFSPEDGQRLGLPGMVNTVVAECDVDVWAQRAVTADEVLAGDRAALARAISGAESGSVPADQLERLRAAAVASGVPVLGITGTGGSGKSSLTDELVRRLRVDQQDKLRVAVVAVDPTRRKGGGALLGDRIRMNSLDLHSEGMDRDRVFFRSLATRGAHEVPEHLDDVIATVKAAGFDLVIVETPGIGQGDAAIVPFCDVSLYVMTPEFGAASQLEKIDMLDFADAVAINKFERRGAEDAMRDVGRQLVRNREAFGSGPDDMPVFGTSAATFDDDGVTALYQHLRGLLSEHGLAVSEGRLAAVAGKKSTRIQQVLPPERTGYLAEIASTVRDYHAATEALVTKARRSQRFAAVAAELESVVEVRGAPAPSLETSDTVRQLATQAEADLPRELREQLAGWADVVASYDEDAGRTSLSGTRIPRVALPAYEDHGELVRYWRRENLPGSFPFTAGVFPFKRMDEDPARMFAGEGDPFRTNRRFKLLSEGQSATRLSTAFDSVTLYGRDPDERPDIYGKIGTSGVSVATLEDMKALYDGFDLLAPTTSVSMTINGPAPTVLAFFLNTVIDQAKERGIDPEEALRRVRGTVQADILKEDQGQNTCLFSTEFALRCMADIQEWFIDHQVRNFYSVSISGYHIAEAGANPISQLAFTLANGFTYVESYLARGMDIDDFAPNLSFFFSNGMDPEYSVIGRVARRIWAVAMKERYGAGERSQKLKYHVQTSGRSLHAQEMAFNDIRTTLQALIAIYDNANSLHTNAFDEAVTTPTEDSVRRAMAIQMIINREWGLAMNENPLQGSYVIDQLTDLVEEAVLHEFERISERGGVLGAMETGYQRGRIQDESMLYEHRKHDGSLPIIGVNTFRKPGGDDGTPDHVELARATEDEKQSQLTRLRDFQERHAHDAPRAIARLKEAATSGENIFAVLMDAARVCTLGQVTEAFFEVGGQYRRNV, from the coding sequence ATGACCGCCCTGCACCGCCCGGAGCACCCGGTCCGCATCGTCACGGCGTCGAGCCTCTTCGACGGGCACGACGCCGCGATCAACATCATGCGGCGGATCTTCCAGAGCCAGGGCTGCGAGGTGGTCCACCTCGGGCACAACCGCTCGGTCGCCGAGATCGTCGAGGCCGCGATCGAGGAGGACGTCCAGGGCGTCGCCGTGTCGTCCTACCAGGGCGGCCACGTCGAGTACTTCGAGTACCTCGTCGAGCGACTGCGCGAGCGCGGCGCCGGCCACGTCAAGGTCGTCGGCGGTGGGGGCGGCGTGATCGTCCACGACGAGATCGACCGGCTCGCCAGGTCCGGCGTGAAGATCTTCTCCCCCGAGGACGGCCAGCGGCTCGGCCTGCCCGGCATGGTCAACACGGTCGTCGCCGAGTGCGACGTCGACGTCTGGGCGCAGCGGGCCGTCACCGCCGACGAGGTGCTCGCGGGCGACCGCGCGGCGCTCGCCCGCGCGATCTCGGGCGCCGAGTCGGGCTCGGTCCCCGCCGACCAGCTCGAGCGCCTGCGCGCCGCAGCGGTCGCCTCCGGCGTACCCGTGCTCGGCATCACCGGCACCGGCGGGTCGGGCAAGTCCTCGCTCACCGACGAGCTCGTACGCCGGCTGCGGGTGGACCAGCAGGACAAGCTGCGCGTCGCGGTCGTCGCTGTCGACCCCACGCGGCGCAAGGGCGGCGGCGCGCTGCTCGGCGACCGGATCCGGATGAACAGCCTCGACCTGCACTCCGAGGGCATGGACCGCGACCGGGTGTTCTTCCGCTCGCTGGCGACCCGTGGTGCCCACGAGGTGCCCGAGCACCTCGACGACGTGATCGCGACGGTCAAGGCCGCCGGCTTCGACCTGGTGATCGTCGAGACGCCCGGCATCGGCCAGGGCGATGCGGCGATCGTGCCGTTCTGCGACGTCTCGCTCTACGTGATGACGCCCGAGTTCGGCGCCGCGTCGCAGCTGGAGAAGATCGACATGCTCGACTTCGCCGACGCCGTCGCGATCAACAAGTTCGAGCGCCGCGGTGCCGAGGACGCGATGCGCGACGTCGGCCGCCAGCTGGTCCGCAACCGCGAGGCGTTCGGCTCCGGCCCCGACGACATGCCCGTCTTCGGCACGTCGGCCGCGACGTTCGACGACGACGGCGTCACCGCGCTCTACCAGCACCTCCGCGGACTGCTCTCCGAGCACGGCCTCGCCGTCAGTGAGGGCCGGCTCGCCGCCGTCGCCGGCAAGAAGTCCACCCGCATCCAGCAGGTGCTGCCGCCGGAGCGCACCGGCTACCTCGCCGAGATCGCCAGCACGGTCCGCGACTACCACGCGGCCACGGAGGCGCTCGTCACCAAGGCCCGGCGGTCGCAGCGGTTCGCCGCTGTCGCGGCGGAGCTCGAGTCGGTGGTTGAGGTGCGAGGCGCCCCAGCGCCGAGCCTCGAAACCTCCGACACCGTTCGTCAGCTCGCGACCCAGGCCGAGGCCGACCTCCCGCGCGAGCTGCGCGAGCAGCTGGCCGGCTGGGCCGACGTCGTCGCGTCGTACGACGAGGACGCCGGCCGGACGTCGCTCTCCGGCACCCGGATCCCGCGGGTGGCGCTGCCGGCGTACGAGGACCACGGCGAGCTGGTGCGCTACTGGCGACGCGAGAACCTGCCCGGCTCCTTCCCGTTCACCGCCGGCGTCTTCCCGTTCAAGCGGATGGACGAGGACCCGGCCCGGATGTTCGCCGGCGAGGGCGACCCGTTCCGCACCAACCGGCGGTTCAAGCTCCTGTCCGAGGGCCAGTCGGCGACGCGGCTGTCGACCGCGTTCGACTCGGTGACCCTCTACGGGCGCGACCCCGACGAGCGACCGGACATCTACGGCAAGATCGGCACCTCCGGCGTCTCGGTCGCGACGCTCGAGGACATGAAGGCGCTCTACGACGGGTTCGACCTGCTCGCGCCGACGACGTCGGTGTCGATGACGATCAACGGTCCCGCGCCGACCGTCCTGGCCTTCTTCCTCAACACGGTCATCGACCAGGCGAAGGAGCGCGGCATCGACCCGGAGGAGGCGTTGCGCCGGGTGCGCGGCACGGTCCAGGCCGACATCCTCAAGGAGGACCAGGGCCAGAACACCTGCCTGTTCTCCACCGAGTTCGCGCTGCGCTGCATGGCCGACATCCAGGAGTGGTTCATCGACCACCAGGTGCGCAACTTCTACTCGGTGTCGATCTCGGGCTACCACATCGCCGAGGCCGGGGCGAACCCCATCAGCCAGCTCGCGTTCACCCTCGCCAACGGGTTCACCTACGTCGAGTCCTACCTCGCGCGCGGCATGGACATCGACGACTTCGCGCCCAACCTGTCGTTCTTCTTCAGCAACGGCATGGACCCGGAGTACTCCGTGATCGGCCGCGTCGCCCGCCGCATCTGGGCCGTGGCGATGAAGGAGCGCTACGGCGCGGGCGAGCGCTCGCAGAAGCTGAAGTACCACGTGCAGACCTCGGGCCGCTCGCTGCACGCGCAGGAGATGGCGTTCAACGACATCCGTACGACGCTGCAGGCGCTGATCGCGATCTACGACAACGCCAACAGCCTGCACACCAACGCGTTCGACGAGGCCGTGACTACGCCCACCGAGGACTCCGTGCGCCGGGCGATGGCGATCCAGATGATCATCAACCGCGAGTGGGGCCTGGCGATGAACGAGAACCCGCTCCAGGGCTCCTACGTCATCGACCAGCTCACCGACCTCGTCGAGGAGGCCGTGCTCCACGAGTTCGAGCGGATCTCCGAGCGCGGCGGCGTGCTGGGCGCGATGGAGACCGGCTACCAGCGCGGCCGCATCCAGGACGAGTCGATGCTCTACGAGCACAGGAAGCACGACGGCTCGCTCCCGATCATCGGCGTCAACACGTTCCGCAAGCCCGGCGGCGACGACGGCACCCCCGACCACGTCGAGCTCGCCCGCGCCACCGAGGACGAGAAGCAGTCCCAGCTCACCCGGCTGCGCGACTTCCAGGAGCGCCACGCCCACGACGCGCCGCGCGCGATCGCGCGCCTCAAGGAGGCCGCGACGAGCGGCGAGAACATCTTCGCGGTGCTGATGGACGCGGCGCGGGTGTGCACGCTGGGCCAGGTGACGGAGGCGTTCTTCGAGGTGGGCGGGCAGTACAGACGCAACGTCTGA
- a CDS encoding helical backbone metal receptor, which yields MRADDLGHAYDGPPVAERVVSLVPSITEAIATDRREALVGATDWCTHPADLDVPRVRGTKNPDLAAVRALAPDLVIANREENRELDVRRLRDAGVPVWVTDIETVPQALASLTRLYEVALGWPLPTWLAEADRCWNGPLPVTRGRVAVPIWRDPWMVVGPRTYANDLLRRLGWENAFAGHEERYPKVELRDLDRADIDLVLLPDEPYVFTETDGPEAFAIAPTRLVSGRLLTWYGPAMVEAHEVLGG from the coding sequence GTGCGAGCCGACGACCTTGGTCATGCCTACGACGGCCCGCCCGTGGCCGAGCGGGTCGTGTCATTGGTGCCGTCGATCACCGAGGCGATCGCGACCGACCGCCGGGAGGCGCTGGTGGGCGCGACCGACTGGTGCACCCACCCGGCGGACCTCGACGTGCCTCGCGTGCGCGGGACGAAGAACCCCGACCTCGCGGCCGTCCGCGCGCTCGCGCCCGACCTGGTGATCGCCAACCGCGAGGAGAACCGCGAGCTCGACGTACGGCGTCTGCGCGACGCCGGGGTGCCGGTCTGGGTGACCGACATCGAGACCGTTCCCCAGGCCCTCGCGTCGCTGACGAGGCTCTACGAGGTCGCGCTCGGCTGGCCGCTCCCGACGTGGCTGGCGGAGGCCGACCGGTGCTGGAACGGGCCGCTCCCCGTGACGCGCGGCCGCGTCGCCGTGCCCATCTGGCGCGACCCGTGGATGGTCGTCGGACCCCGGACCTACGCCAACGACCTGCTGCGCCGGCTCGGCTGGGAGAACGCCTTCGCCGGGCACGAGGAGCGCTACCCGAAGGTGGAGCTCCGGGACCTCGACCGCGCCGACATCGACCTGGTCCTGCTGCCCGACGAGCCCTACGTGTTCACCGAGACCGATGGGCCCGAGGCGTTCGCGATCGCTCCCACGCGGCTCGTGTCGGGGCGGCTGCTCACCTGGTACGGCCCCGCGATGGTCGAGGCGCACGAGGTGCTCGGGGGCTAG
- a CDS encoding radical SAM protein produces MSRGPGMPLRDARIHRYVNAFCPLCHEEQPDRPLAEVPRLSGWLTVRDDKVWLERGCATHGMVRTLYDESPEILSYLEQWTAPTKVHTPDLLGNFAPVPAAYADGLPEMQTQHTCILLEDLLDHCNLKCPTCFAESSPALASVAPLEAVLANIDARLSRENGRIDVMMLSGGEPTLYPHLSELLDEVAARPIVRILINTNGLLVARDDALLDLLTKHRERLEVYLQYDGASAEASTHHRGADIRRFKEDAIARLSSRGIFTTLTMTAALGVNDDEIGFVVKRALDTPYVGGVTIQPVFESGRSGGIDPVDRLTHTGVLARLDEQTAGVVTWRDLTALPCSHPHCCSVGYLLKDDAGSWRSLVSLIGHDRLKQWLDLEPDLLANRIADDTIPAAMRGVVRDSLLDLLSEQSSLSHPSMTSIWKDICQHCDLGIGTLATLASSRLPGQHQRLRRLLGERVLRVTVKPFMDMNTMIEERLTQCCVHVGSVNAESGAHQCVPFCALQAWQPLAATRLSTATGGDG; encoded by the coding sequence ATGAGCCGGGGGCCCGGGATGCCGCTGCGGGACGCCCGCATCCACCGCTACGTCAACGCTTTCTGCCCGCTCTGCCACGAGGAGCAGCCCGACCGCCCGCTCGCGGAGGTGCCACGGCTCAGCGGCTGGCTGACCGTGCGCGACGACAAGGTCTGGCTCGAGCGCGGGTGCGCGACCCACGGCATGGTGCGGACGCTGTACGACGAGTCGCCGGAGATCCTGTCCTACCTGGAGCAGTGGACCGCGCCCACCAAGGTCCACACGCCCGACCTGCTCGGCAACTTCGCGCCGGTGCCGGCGGCGTACGCGGACGGGCTGCCCGAGATGCAGACCCAGCACACCTGCATCCTGCTCGAGGACCTGCTCGACCACTGCAACCTCAAGTGCCCGACCTGCTTCGCGGAGTCGTCGCCGGCGCTGGCGAGCGTGGCCCCGCTGGAGGCGGTCCTCGCCAACATCGACGCCCGGCTGTCGCGCGAGAACGGCCGGATCGACGTAATGATGTTGTCGGGTGGCGAGCCGACGCTCTACCCGCATCTTTCCGAGCTGCTCGACGAGGTCGCGGCCCGACCGATCGTGCGGATCCTCATCAACACCAACGGCCTGCTCGTCGCCCGCGACGACGCGCTCCTCGACCTGTTGACGAAGCACCGGGAGCGGCTCGAGGTCTACCTCCAGTACGACGGCGCGTCCGCCGAGGCGTCGACCCACCACCGCGGCGCGGACATCCGCCGGTTCAAGGAGGACGCGATCGCGCGGCTCTCCTCGCGTGGCATCTTCACCACGCTGACGATGACCGCGGCGCTCGGTGTCAACGACGACGAGATCGGGTTCGTGGTGAAGCGCGCGCTGGACACGCCGTACGTCGGCGGTGTGACGATCCAGCCCGTCTTCGAGAGCGGCCGCAGCGGCGGCATCGACCCGGTCGACCGACTGACCCACACCGGCGTGCTCGCGCGGCTCGACGAGCAGACCGCGGGCGTGGTGACCTGGCGCGACCTGACGGCGCTGCCGTGCAGCCACCCGCACTGCTGCTCGGTGGGCTACCTCCTCAAGGACGACGCCGGCAGCTGGCGCTCGCTGGTGTCGCTGATCGGGCACGACCGCCTCAAGCAGTGGCTCGACCTGGAGCCCGACCTGCTGGCCAACCGGATCGCCGACGACACCATCCCCGCCGCGATGCGGGGGGTCGTGCGCGACTCGCTGCTCGACCTGCTGTCGGAGCAGTCGAGCCTCAGCCACCCGTCGATGACGTCGATCTGGAAGGACATCTGCCAGCACTGCGACCTCGGCATCGGGACGCTGGCGACGCTCGCGTCGTCGAGGCTGCCCGGGCAGCACCAGCGGCTGCGCAGGCTGCTGGGGGAGCGCGTGCTGCGCGTGACCGTGAAGCCCTTCATGGACATGAACACGATGATCGAGGAGCGGCTGACGCAGTGCTGCGTGCACGTCGGCAGCGTCAACGCAGAGAGCGGCGCCCACCAGTGCGTGCCGTTCTGTGCCCTCCAGGCCTGGCAGCCGCTGGCCGCGACCCGGCTCTCCACGGCGACCGGCGGTGACGGATGA